Proteins encoded by one window of Kribbella italica:
- a CDS encoding erythromycin esterase family protein, with amino-acid sequence MKRNSRVAAALTAAALLSAAALPAATAVVAPPHSAVNAVTQNPVPALNRAAYPLLSTKATGQLHDLRPLVRMVGDAKVVGVGEATHNSSEFFTLKHRIFRALVEQRGFTTFALEASWSTGVALDQYVVHGVGDPRAIMQHEFQGSYEFWNAEEYLDLIEWMRSYNQTHTRKLHFVGDDLGYISPATLDLVTSYVGKVRPALVPEITRAYAGIRSDANAADFLTELVAKPLAERQKTEVATRKALAAVESLPKSEAQTWAVQHARAAWQVAKFVAYDIADPKVLPSAMLFRDEVMAANTVWWTKHTGAKVVLGAHNGHIALTSSMPAEYPKIQGEFLREQLGRRYVPIGLSFDHGSFNARDVNDTNGTIRKFTVAPAAAGNNEHTLDKVAYRDYYVDLRTLPRSTKTWLSTERPTRDIGTAYPWPDSPVALAASYDVLIHLNQVTAAHLR; translated from the coding sequence ATGAAGCGAAACAGCCGTGTCGCCGCCGCCCTGACGGCTGCCGCTCTGCTCAGCGCCGCCGCGTTGCCCGCGGCAACTGCCGTGGTGGCGCCGCCGCACAGCGCCGTCAATGCAGTGACCCAGAACCCAGTGCCGGCGCTCAACCGCGCCGCGTACCCGTTGCTCTCCACCAAGGCCACCGGCCAGCTGCACGACCTGAGGCCGCTCGTCCGCATGGTCGGTGACGCGAAGGTCGTCGGCGTCGGTGAGGCGACGCACAACTCCAGCGAGTTCTTCACGCTCAAGCACCGCATCTTCCGGGCGCTCGTCGAGCAGCGCGGGTTCACCACCTTCGCGCTCGAGGCGAGCTGGAGCACCGGCGTCGCGCTCGACCAGTACGTCGTGCACGGCGTCGGCGACCCGCGGGCGATCATGCAGCACGAGTTCCAGGGCTCGTACGAGTTCTGGAACGCCGAGGAGTACCTCGACCTGATCGAGTGGATGCGGTCCTACAACCAGACCCACACCCGCAAGCTCCACTTCGTCGGCGACGACCTCGGCTACATCTCGCCCGCCACGCTCGACCTGGTCACGTCGTACGTCGGCAAGGTCCGCCCGGCGCTGGTCCCCGAGATCACCCGCGCGTACGCCGGTATCCGGTCCGACGCGAACGCCGCCGACTTCCTCACCGAGCTGGTCGCCAAGCCGCTCGCGGAGCGGCAGAAGACCGAGGTGGCGACCCGCAAGGCGCTGGCCGCGGTCGAGTCGCTGCCGAAGAGCGAGGCGCAGACCTGGGCGGTGCAGCACGCGCGGGCCGCGTGGCAGGTCGCGAAGTTCGTCGCGTACGACATCGCGGACCCGAAGGTGCTGCCGTCGGCGATGCTGTTCCGCGACGAGGTGATGGCCGCGAACACGGTCTGGTGGACCAAGCACACCGGCGCCAAGGTCGTGCTGGGCGCGCACAACGGCCACATCGCGCTGACCTCGTCGATGCCGGCCGAGTACCCGAAGATCCAGGGCGAGTTCCTCCGCGAGCAACTCGGCCGGCGGTACGTGCCGATCGGCCTGAGCTTCGATCACGGCTCGTTCAACGCCCGCGATGTCAACGATACGAACGGCACGATCCGCAAGTTCACGGTCGCCCCGGCCGCGGCAGGCAACAACGAGCACACCCTCGACAAGGTCGCCTACCGCGACTACTACGTCGACCTGCGAACCCTGCCCCGCAGCACCAAGACCTGGCTCTCGACCGAACGCCCGACCCGAGACATCGGCACCGCCTACCCCTGGCCCGACTCACCCGTCGCCCTGGCCGCGTCGTACGACGTACTGATCCATCTCAACCAGGTGACCGCCGCCCACCTGCGCTGA
- a CDS encoding SRPBCC family protein, translating to MITVERSVTVDRPVEAVFGYLSDFETTTAWDPGTVRTTRISGEGGPGTTYQNVSTFNGKQTELEYVVQQLDPNRFFQVRGENKTISALDTMTFQADGDRTTVTYRAEFTLKGLARLAEPFLKAPFKKLGDEAETGLRDTLNKLQG from the coding sequence GTGATCACCGTCGAGCGTTCCGTCACCGTGGACCGGCCGGTCGAGGCCGTCTTCGGGTACCTGTCCGACTTCGAGACCACCACCGCGTGGGATCCCGGCACGGTCCGTACGACGCGGATCTCCGGCGAGGGCGGCCCTGGTACGACGTACCAGAACGTCTCGACCTTCAACGGCAAGCAGACCGAGCTCGAGTACGTCGTCCAGCAGCTCGACCCGAACCGTTTCTTCCAGGTTCGCGGCGAGAACAAGACCATCTCGGCCCTGGACACGATGACCTTCCAGGCCGACGGCGACCGCACGACCGTCACCTACCGTGCCGAGTTCACCCTGAAGGGCCTCGCCCGGCTGGCCGAGCCGTTCCTCAAAGCCCCGTTCAAGAAGCTCGGCGACGAGGCCGAAACCGGCCTCCGCGACACCCTGAACAAACTCCAGGGGTAG
- a CDS encoding alpha/beta fold hydrolase: MTEQLVPVNGVELCIETFGDPADPPVLLIHGAAASMDYWETPFCELLAAGPRYVIRYDHRDTGRSAADPPGEPAYEGPDLFKDPVGILDALGIDRAHLVGLSMGGAIALQIGLDYPDRVRSLTLASTSPLGDDLPPPTDRIREHFSTETPPTDWSDTEAAIDSLIAEEKLYAGTLPYDEPARRDLLRAMIARTTDLASAVTNHWVLPDDDTPPTRPRLGEVKVPVLVLHGTEDPLFPPAHGEALAREIPGAHLVLLPGAGHELPEPAWEIAVPAILANTTG, translated from the coding sequence ATGACCGAGCAGCTGGTGCCCGTGAACGGTGTCGAGCTCTGTATCGAGACCTTCGGCGACCCGGCCGACCCGCCGGTGCTGCTGATCCACGGCGCAGCCGCTTCGATGGACTACTGGGAGACCCCGTTCTGTGAGCTGCTGGCGGCCGGGCCGCGGTACGTGATCCGTTACGACCACCGCGACACCGGCCGCTCGGCCGCCGACCCGCCGGGCGAACCGGCGTACGAAGGACCGGATCTGTTCAAGGACCCGGTCGGCATCCTGGACGCGCTCGGCATCGACCGGGCGCACCTGGTCGGCCTCTCGATGGGCGGCGCGATCGCCCTGCAGATCGGTCTGGACTATCCCGACCGGGTCCGCAGCCTGACGCTCGCCTCCACCAGCCCGCTCGGCGACGATCTGCCCCCACCGACCGACCGGATCCGCGAGCACTTCAGCACCGAGACCCCGCCGACCGACTGGTCCGACACCGAGGCCGCGATCGACAGCCTGATCGCCGAAGAGAAGCTGTACGCCGGAACGCTCCCGTACGACGAACCCGCCCGCCGCGACCTGCTCCGCGCGATGATCGCCCGCACCACCGACCTCGCGTCGGCCGTCACCAACCACTGGGTCCTTCCCGACGACGACACCCCGCCGACCCGCCCCCGCCTCGGCGAGGTCAAGGTCCCGGTCCTCGTCCTGCACGGCACCGAGGACCCCCTCTTCCCACCCGCCCACGGCGAAGCCCTCGCCCGCGAGATCCCCGGCGCCCACCTCGTCCTCCTCCCCGGCGCCGGCCACGAACTCCCCGAGCCGGCCTGGGAGATCGCCGTCCCCGCCATCCTCGCCAACACCACCGGCTGA
- a CDS encoding DUF1772 domain-containing protein, translating to MTKILTVAGLVGSALMGGLFFAFGTAVMSSLQRLPAGQGAAAMNLINTRIQNPLFLLIFCGTALICLALPVLALVRDTPGKGWIVAGSALYLVGVIVISFAINIPLNDGLAAGTTDWTAYLAKWNPANNLRAVAGALSVIAFALALIKAE from the coding sequence ATGACCAAGATCCTGACCGTCGCGGGCCTGGTCGGCAGTGCCCTGATGGGCGGACTGTTCTTCGCCTTCGGTACGGCGGTGATGAGCTCGCTGCAACGCCTCCCGGCCGGCCAGGGTGCCGCCGCGATGAACCTGATCAACACCCGGATCCAGAACCCGCTGTTCCTGCTGATCTTCTGCGGCACCGCGCTGATCTGCCTGGCCCTCCCCGTGCTGGCCCTGGTCCGGGACACCCCGGGCAAGGGCTGGATCGTGGCCGGCTCGGCGCTCTACCTGGTCGGCGTCATCGTGATCAGCTTTGCGATCAACATCCCGCTGAACGACGGACTCGCCGCCGGGACGACCGACTGGACGGCGTACCTGGCGAAGTGGAACCCTGCGAACAACCTGCGGGCCGTGGCCGGGGCGCTCAGCGTCATCGCCTTCGCGCTCGCGCTGATCAAGGCGGAGTAG
- a CDS encoding NAD(P)H-binding protein yields MTTTPILILSGMGKTGRRVVERLEQRDVPVRLASRSSEQRFDWYDEGTWTGAAAGVDTAYLAPPVGPTGLTQAGRFVKQAAAEGLRRVVLLSGRGVGSPEREFAVYESSVELENAVKESGAEWTIVRPAWFMQGFSEDFLLDYVLAGEVRVSAGTGGEAWIDTNDVGDVMAAAILDDSHSGQHYTLSGPRVLTIAEVTAELSAATGRDIRYVDLDPEQHVEELVGIGLPHEDAESVRDLFAVIRHHRSEYVSDDAVRAILGRAPRDFSDWARETAATGVWSA; encoded by the coding sequence ATGACAACGACACCGATTCTGATCCTGAGTGGTATGGGCAAGACCGGCCGACGCGTGGTGGAGCGGCTCGAGCAGCGCGACGTCCCGGTCCGGCTGGCCTCACGGTCCAGCGAGCAGCGCTTCGACTGGTACGACGAGGGCACATGGACCGGCGCCGCCGCCGGCGTCGACACGGCGTACCTGGCACCTCCGGTCGGCCCGACCGGGCTCACCCAGGCCGGCCGCTTCGTCAAGCAGGCGGCGGCCGAAGGGCTGCGCCGGGTAGTACTGCTCTCCGGCCGCGGCGTCGGCAGCCCGGAGCGCGAGTTCGCCGTGTACGAGAGCAGCGTCGAGCTCGAGAACGCCGTCAAGGAGAGCGGCGCCGAGTGGACGATCGTCCGGCCCGCGTGGTTCATGCAGGGCTTCAGCGAGGACTTCCTGCTCGACTACGTGCTGGCGGGCGAGGTGCGGGTCTCCGCCGGCACCGGAGGCGAGGCGTGGATCGACACCAACGACGTCGGCGACGTGATGGCGGCGGCGATCCTGGACGACTCGCACAGCGGGCAGCACTACACGCTGTCCGGACCGCGCGTGCTGACGATCGCCGAGGTCACGGCCGAACTGTCCGCCGCGACCGGCCGGGACATCCGGTACGTCGACCTGGACCCGGAGCAGCACGTCGAGGAACTGGTCGGCATCGGCCTGCCGCACGAGGACGCCGAGTCGGTCCGCGACCTGTTCGCGGTGATCCGGCACCACCGGTCGGAGTACGTGTCCGACGACGCCGTCCGGGCGATCCTCGGCCGGGCCCCGCGCGACTTCTCCGACTGGGCCCGCGAGACCGCGGCGACCGGGGTGTGGTCGGCATGA
- a CDS encoding AraC family transcriptional regulator, whose amino-acid sequence MDVLDDLLAGTRARGGVFNLTVLDPPWGLDIVDEAPLALATLVRGSAWILRDGLDPVRMNERDVAVLRGPEPYVVVDAPETEPQLRIHPGGICEPLPGAPVDYSARLGVRTYGARPEGQAMVVSGTYQLEGDVSRRLLTALPPVLVVPAGDVTGPVMEMVLGEIQRDEPGQQSVLDRWLDLALITTLRAWFARPESHAPGWYQAQSDPVVGLALRLLHEDPAHPWSVVELADRTGVSRASLARRFTALVGEAPMAYLTGWRITLAADLLRETNQTVESIARRVGYANAFALSVAFKRLRGTNPTAHRRASTAA is encoded by the coding sequence ATGGATGTTCTCGACGACTTGCTGGCCGGCACCCGGGCCCGTGGCGGGGTCTTCAACCTGACCGTGCTCGATCCGCCGTGGGGTCTGGACATCGTCGACGAGGCGCCGCTCGCGCTCGCGACGCTGGTCCGCGGGTCGGCGTGGATCCTGCGCGACGGGCTGGATCCGGTCCGGATGAACGAACGGGACGTCGCGGTGCTGCGCGGGCCGGAGCCGTACGTCGTGGTGGACGCCCCGGAGACCGAGCCGCAGCTGCGGATCCATCCCGGCGGGATCTGCGAACCGTTGCCTGGGGCACCTGTCGACTACAGCGCGCGGCTCGGCGTCCGGACCTACGGCGCGCGGCCCGAGGGTCAGGCGATGGTTGTCAGCGGCACCTATCAGCTGGAGGGCGACGTCAGCCGGCGACTGCTGACCGCGCTGCCGCCGGTGCTCGTCGTACCGGCCGGGGACGTCACCGGGCCGGTGATGGAGATGGTGCTCGGGGAGATCCAGCGCGACGAGCCCGGGCAGCAGAGTGTGCTCGACCGGTGGCTCGACCTGGCGTTGATCACGACGTTGCGGGCCTGGTTCGCGCGGCCCGAGTCGCACGCGCCCGGGTGGTACCAGGCGCAGTCCGATCCCGTGGTGGGGTTGGCGTTGCGGCTGCTGCACGAGGATCCTGCGCATCCGTGGTCGGTTGTCGAGCTGGCCGATCGGACGGGCGTCTCGCGGGCGAGTCTGGCGCGGCGCTTCACCGCGCTGGTGGGCGAAGCGCCGATGGCGTATCTGACCGGATGGCGGATCACGCTCGCGGCCGATCTGCTGCGGGAGACCAACCAGACCGTGGAGTCGATCGCTCGCCGGGTGGGCTATGCGAACGCGTTCGCGTTGTCGGTCGCGTTCAAGCGACTGCGGGGAACGAATCCGACCGCCCACCGGCGGGCTTCGACTGCCGCCTAG
- a CDS encoding dienelactone hydrolase family protein, whose translation MGEYVSVGSLTAYLSIGRANGPGMLLLPMITGIGEQLRDWADELADRGITALTWDPFHGRSTDNSTVDELHELLLQLDDDAALAEQTQLLDHLLGDLAAPKAGVIGWCLGGRFAILLGARDHRLANVTAFHPTTPSQLRPNQTYDAIADAAAITAPVLVSYPGADAAVPVADFEALQTSLQTRPTGHTFALFHPGADHGFTNRDRHDKPVNADAYQLAWPQALTFIDTTTA comes from the coding sequence ATGGGTGAATACGTCTCCGTCGGAAGCTTGACCGCCTACCTCTCCATCGGCCGCGCCAACGGTCCTGGGATGCTGCTGCTCCCGATGATCACCGGCATCGGCGAGCAGCTCCGGGACTGGGCCGACGAGCTCGCCGACCGCGGGATCACCGCACTGACCTGGGATCCCTTCCACGGCCGCAGTACCGACAACTCCACCGTCGACGAGCTCCACGAGCTCCTCCTCCAGCTGGACGACGACGCGGCCCTCGCCGAGCAGACCCAACTCCTGGACCACCTGCTCGGCGACCTCGCCGCCCCCAAGGCCGGCGTCATCGGCTGGTGCCTCGGCGGCCGGTTCGCGATCCTGCTCGGCGCCCGCGACCACCGCCTGGCCAACGTCACGGCCTTCCACCCGACGACACCGTCGCAGCTGCGCCCCAACCAGACGTACGACGCGATCGCCGACGCCGCCGCGATCACCGCGCCCGTCCTGGTCAGCTACCCCGGCGCGGACGCCGCCGTACCGGTCGCGGACTTCGAGGCCCTGCAGACCTCGCTCCAGACCCGTCCGACCGGCCACACCTTCGCCCTCTTCCACCCCGGCGCCGACCACGGTTTCACCAACCGCGACCGCCACGACAAGCCGGTCAATGCCGACGCCTACCAGCTCGCCTGGCCCCAGGCCCTCACCTTCATCGACACCACTACCGCCTAG
- a CDS encoding MFS transporter: MTTLTGPRAVDAVGTKVRFAHGPGFWTIAAAFLTTMAFSTVPTPLYAIYQQRDGFPTFLITVIFAAYAVGVMASLYLAGHVSDWLGRRQVALLAVLAEVVAALIFLFWPEVPGLLIARFVSGVGVGILTATATAHLSELRKIARPDEDPSRSALISSMVNLGGLAFGPLIGGLLAQYVGRPIERPYEVFLVLLVISAVGIALVPETVERRETRPAYRPQRVALPAAARPLFFASAAGAFAAFAIFGLFTSLAPTFLAGTLHHTSRLLAGVVTFAAFIAGAASQVVFVQLTRTRQLQLGLAFMSVGLVGVAAGGLTPSLALFVIGGIVAGAGVGLVFRAAVATAAGLADAGSRGEVLAALFLIAYAGLALPVLAIGLGIALLPAEVALVVFAAIILVMVNAAGLRMLAAHQR, encoded by the coding sequence ATGACAACACTCACCGGACCGCGGGCGGTCGACGCCGTCGGCACGAAGGTCCGCTTCGCCCACGGCCCGGGGTTCTGGACGATCGCCGCCGCCTTCCTGACCACGATGGCGTTCTCCACGGTGCCGACGCCGCTCTACGCGATCTACCAGCAGCGCGACGGCTTCCCGACGTTCCTGATCACGGTGATCTTCGCCGCGTACGCGGTCGGCGTGATGGCGAGCCTGTACCTGGCCGGCCACGTCAGCGACTGGCTCGGCCGGCGCCAGGTCGCGCTGCTCGCCGTACTGGCCGAGGTGGTCGCCGCGCTGATCTTCCTCTTCTGGCCGGAGGTTCCCGGGCTGCTGATCGCCCGGTTCGTGTCCGGCGTCGGAGTCGGCATCCTGACCGCGACGGCGACCGCGCACCTGTCCGAGCTGCGCAAGATCGCCCGGCCGGACGAGGACCCGAGCCGGTCCGCGCTGATCTCCAGCATGGTGAACCTGGGCGGCCTCGCCTTCGGTCCGCTGATCGGCGGCCTGCTGGCCCAGTACGTCGGCCGCCCGATCGAGCGCCCGTACGAGGTGTTCCTGGTGCTGCTCGTGATCAGCGCCGTCGGCATCGCACTGGTCCCCGAGACGGTCGAACGGCGCGAGACGCGTCCGGCGTACCGGCCGCAGCGGGTCGCACTGCCGGCCGCCGCCAGGCCGCTGTTCTTCGCGAGCGCGGCCGGCGCCTTCGCGGCGTTCGCGATCTTCGGGTTGTTCACGTCGCTCGCCCCGACGTTCCTGGCGGGCACGCTGCACCACACGTCCCGGCTGCTCGCCGGAGTGGTGACCTTCGCGGCCTTCATCGCCGGCGCGGCCAGCCAGGTCGTCTTCGTCCAGCTCACCCGCACCCGTCAGCTGCAGCTGGGCCTGGCCTTCATGTCGGTCGGCCTCGTCGGAGTCGCCGCCGGCGGCCTGACCCCGAGCCTCGCCCTGTTCGTGATCGGCGGCATCGTCGCCGGCGCCGGCGTAGGACTAGTGTTCCGCGCGGCCGTCGCCACGGCAGCCGGCCTCGCCGACGCAGGCTCCCGCGGCGAGGTCCTCGCCGCCCTCTTCCTGATCGCGTACGCCGGCCTCGCGCTCCCCGTCCTGGCCATCGGCCTCGGCATCGCCTTGCTCCCGGCCGAAGTAGCCCTGGTCGTCTTCGCCGCGATCATCTTGGTCATGGTCAACGCCGCCGGACTCCGCATGCTGGCGGCCCACCAGCGCTGA
- a CDS encoding LysR substrate-binding domain-containing protein gives MDSRQLEYFVAVAEELSFTRAAQRLFTVQSTVSAAIRGLETELKTTLFDRSTRRVELSPAGQALLPEAKDALEAMNRARAVVEEASTGLRGSLRIGTLTRLGLVDLAGLLGAFYQRYPLVDVQVTTSPSGSSGLADDVRHGRLDVALVGLGQSDLIGLEARELATVPYVVLVPSTHRLAGRAEVRLEDLAGERFVDMLPGFGNRTSVDRAFDAVGQPRRVQVEVPDLTTVPDYVRTGLGVAVVPAIEQGSQPGITRMRLTGVDLAWTLSTITLSGRRPSRAVAALLELVADSVRPGGTQF, from the coding sequence GTGGATTCCCGCCAGCTGGAGTACTTCGTCGCGGTCGCCGAGGAACTGAGCTTCACCCGCGCGGCGCAGCGGCTGTTCACCGTCCAGTCCACGGTGTCGGCGGCGATCCGCGGCCTCGAGACCGAGCTGAAGACAACGCTCTTCGACCGCTCGACCCGGCGGGTGGAGCTTTCACCGGCCGGCCAGGCCCTGCTCCCGGAGGCGAAGGACGCGCTGGAGGCCATGAACCGCGCCCGCGCCGTCGTCGAGGAGGCGTCCACCGGACTGCGCGGCAGTCTGCGGATCGGCACGCTGACCCGCCTCGGCCTGGTCGATCTGGCCGGCCTGCTCGGCGCGTTCTACCAGCGCTACCCCTTGGTCGACGTCCAGGTCACGACCTCGCCGAGCGGTTCGTCGGGACTGGCGGACGACGTACGGCACGGACGGCTGGACGTCGCACTGGTCGGCCTCGGGCAGTCGGACCTGATCGGCCTGGAGGCCCGCGAGCTGGCGACCGTCCCGTACGTCGTCCTGGTGCCGTCGACGCATCGGCTGGCCGGGCGGGCGGAGGTCCGGCTGGAGGATCTGGCCGGGGAGCGGTTCGTCGACATGCTGCCCGGGTTCGGCAACCGGACGAGCGTGGACCGGGCCTTCGACGCGGTCGGGCAGCCGCGGCGCGTGCAGGTCGAGGTCCCGGACCTGACGACCGTGCCCGACTACGTGCGGACCGGGCTCGGCGTGGCCGTCGTACCGGCGATCGAGCAGGGGTCCCAACCGGGCATCACCCGGATGCGTCTCACCGGAGTCGACCTCGCGTGGACGCTGTCGACGATCACGTTGAGTGGCCGGCGGCCGAGCCGCGCGGTGGCCGCGCTGCTCGAGCTGGTGGCGGACAGCGTCCGCCCCGGCGGCACGCAGTTCTAG
- a CDS encoding protein-tyrosine phosphatase family protein encodes MAHQWTAEYDGLMKLPSGLVVRGRGLRNPAPPGLDPTFGVYLLGKEPPPVRWESRWVRWPDFRLPSDRDAARSAFAEALERLRAGERVEFACGGGRGRTGTALACLAILDGVPADEAVAYVRANYSSHAVETPWQKRYVRRLAA; translated from the coding sequence ATGGCACACCAGTGGACGGCCGAGTACGACGGCCTGATGAAGCTCCCCTCCGGACTGGTCGTGCGAGGACGTGGACTCCGCAACCCGGCGCCGCCGGGTCTGGACCCGACGTTCGGCGTGTACCTGCTGGGCAAGGAACCACCGCCGGTCCGCTGGGAGAGCCGGTGGGTCCGTTGGCCTGACTTCCGGCTGCCCAGTGACCGGGATGCCGCACGCTCTGCTTTCGCGGAGGCGCTCGAACGCCTCCGCGCTGGTGAGCGGGTCGAGTTCGCGTGTGGTGGTGGGCGCGGAAGGACCGGTACGGCGCTGGCCTGTCTGGCGATTCTCGATGGGGTGCCGGCTGACGAGGCGGTCGCCTACGTGCGGGCGAACTACAGCTCGCACGCGGTGGAGACGCCCTGGCAGAAGCGTTACGTGCGGCGCTTAGCGGCCTGA
- a CDS encoding Rid family hydrolase, with the protein MTIERTNPPALHPTPGYHHVTTVEASRLVFLAGQCPLDPAGDLAAEDLEGQTAQVITNILTGLESAGARPEDVVRTVIYVVSTDREQLAAVWTQLNASPLAPAFTTASTLLGVAQLGFPGQLVEIDVTAAL; encoded by the coding sequence GTGACGATCGAACGCACCAATCCCCCGGCCCTGCACCCGACCCCCGGCTACCACCACGTGACCACCGTCGAGGCGTCCCGCCTGGTCTTCCTCGCCGGACAGTGCCCGCTGGACCCCGCCGGCGACCTGGCCGCCGAGGACCTGGAGGGCCAGACCGCCCAGGTGATCACCAACATCCTGACCGGGTTGGAGTCTGCCGGCGCTCGGCCCGAGGACGTCGTACGGACGGTGATCTACGTCGTCAGCACCGACCGCGAGCAGCTCGCCGCCGTGTGGACCCAGCTCAACGCATCGCCACTGGCCCCCGCCTTCACCACCGCCAGCACCCTCCTGGGCGTAGCCCAACTCGGCTTCCCCGGGCAGCTCGTCGAGATCGACGTGACCGCGGCCCTGTGA
- a CDS encoding class I SAM-dependent methyltransferase, translated as MNKAHLELCSSDYWMTHLGTTVVPWALERVALGGRLLEIGSGPGAATRVLRESFEVTAVEYDVELAAALIDQFENDPRVHAKQGDATKLDEPDGRYDAAACFTMLHHIPSREQQDQVFAELARVLRPGGVFFGTDSLAGPGFFRLHEGDICVPVDPTTLADRLEAAGFVDVDLEIRGEGVRWTCSTPEPTGARVQVREPFLRTYISDEFRHGIVTDWVPQLLEVVDLGNDPLHLDAGPADAAEPLRAAAPRLTVAQLDPAFTPDLRARAAADLEIVDVDPLHLPFDDNRFTAATVFLSLMHLRSARTQDAALRELHRVLRPGATFAGLNALDGNHFRGMNDHDRAVPIDPFAFAARLEAAGFSNPKVDYWSFPRFTAQA; from the coding sequence ATGAACAAGGCCCATCTCGAACTCTGCTCGTCGGACTACTGGATGACCCATCTCGGCACCACCGTCGTGCCGTGGGCGCTGGAGCGGGTCGCGCTCGGCGGCCGGCTGCTCGAGATCGGGTCCGGGCCGGGCGCCGCGACGCGGGTGCTGCGGGAGAGCTTCGAAGTGACGGCCGTCGAGTACGACGTGGAGCTGGCCGCCGCGCTGATCGACCAGTTCGAGAACGACCCGCGCGTGCACGCCAAGCAGGGCGACGCCACGAAGCTGGACGAGCCGGACGGCCGGTACGACGCGGCCGCGTGCTTCACGATGCTGCACCACATCCCGTCGCGCGAGCAGCAGGACCAGGTGTTCGCCGAGCTGGCCCGGGTACTCCGGCCGGGCGGCGTGTTCTTCGGGACCGACAGCCTGGCCGGGCCCGGGTTCTTCCGGCTGCACGAGGGCGACATCTGCGTACCGGTCGACCCGACGACGCTGGCCGATCGGCTGGAGGCGGCGGGTTTCGTCGACGTCGACCTGGAAATCCGCGGCGAAGGTGTCCGCTGGACCTGCTCGACGCCGGAGCCGACCGGCGCGCGGGTGCAGGTCCGGGAGCCGTTCCTGCGGACCTACATCAGCGACGAGTTCCGCCACGGCATCGTCACCGACTGGGTCCCGCAGCTCCTCGAAGTCGTTGACCTGGGCAACGACCCGCTGCACCTCGACGCCGGCCCCGCCGACGCCGCCGAACCCCTCCGCGCCGCCGCGCCCCGCCTCACCGTCGCGCAGCTCGACCCCGCGTTCACCCCGGACCTCCGCGCTCGAGCAGCCGCGGACCTCGAGATCGTCGACGTGGACCCGCTCCACCTTCCCTTCGACGACAACCGCTTCACCGCGGCGACGGTCTTCCTCTCGCTGATGCACCTCCGCTCGGCCCGCACCCAGGACGCCGCCCTCCGCGAGCTCCACCGAGTCCTCCGCCCCGGAGCGACCTTCGCGGGCCTCAACGCCCTCGACGGCAACCACTTCCGCGGCATGAACGACCACGACCGGGCCGTCCCCATCGACCCGTTCGCCTTCGCCGCCCGCCTGGAAGCCGCCGGGTTCAGCAACCCCAAGGTCGACTACTGGTCCTTCCCCCGCTTCACCGCCCAGGCCTGA